One genomic window of Leptospira perdikensis includes the following:
- the rplQ gene encoding 50S ribosomal protein L17: protein MNKRNKVKQLNRSADHRKAMIQNMVISLLRHERIESSVAKLKVARSYAERIITRAKRNLDANLANLDEQKKNAAILHNTRYLYSHLGDQEIVTKLLKDLANRYAERVGGYTRIIRLVNRPSDNTAMGILELVDRKTQDELKAEVRAKREEKKPAKKEEKPKKAKKEKAAAK from the coding sequence ATGAATAAACGTAATAAAGTTAAACAACTCAACAGATCCGCAGATCATAGAAAAGCTATGATCCAAAATATGGTAATCTCTTTACTTCGTCATGAAAGAATTGAATCTTCTGTTGCGAAGTTGAAGGTGGCACGTTCTTACGCAGAACGAATCATCACTAGAGCAAAACGCAACTTAGATGCTAACTTAGCAAATTTGGACGAACAAAAGAAAAATGCAGCGATTCTGCACAATACACGATATCTTTATAGCCACCTTGGTGACCAAGAGATCGTAACAAAACTTTTAAAAGACCTTGCTAACCGTTATGCGGAAAGAGTCGGCGGATACACAAGAATCATTCGTTTAGTAAACCGTCCTTCTGACAACACGGCAATGGGAATTTTGGAGCTTGTCGATCGCAAAACTCAAGATGAGTTAAAAGCGGAAGTAAGAGCCAAACGCGAAGAAAAAAAACCGGCTAAAAAGGAAGAAAAACCTAAAAAAGCCAAAAAAGAAAAAGCAGCAGCGAAATAA
- a CDS encoding PAS domain-containing sensor histidine kinase has product MTPSLSISDSIWHTAFSSSPIGMAITDMQTGLYVDVNDVYCSWLGRTKEEVIGKSTLDLGIYSNSDDREFILAGLKKDGHVLNLEVPLITKTGSTVTILFSGRIVENGKYLLSAGQNVTAFKEKEYLARVLQSELVISKELFESVFRLNPAAVSLSNAETGRYDDINEAYCRLIGYEREEIIGKTSHELNIWITKLDRARLLEEVQRKGWSTGMEASVRMKTGEIRHVVSGNTIINNHGRPTLLAILIDITESKQNKEALEFAVKERTKELNRILEDLQKTQDQLILSEKMATLGQLVASVAHEINNPLAAISAFSEQIYNRMGNFGSRLFQIKECFSKYSDNEINEVISFVIELFTIKPKTYAFAESRKAKKHLEGVFVGLGIDSAYDLADRIVDLGVPDYFLENESFLRNFKSSPLLDLVLSELNTLRSIESIRLAVERTSKIVYSLRSYGRYDRNQAKTEINLVDTIETVLTLYQNKMKSGVECVRLYNAKPSISGYPDELIQIWTNLIYNALQAMAFKGTLTVQVDELETEVTVRIIDNGPGIPPSIQKRIFEPFYTTKEKGEGTGLGLGIVKQSVEERHHGRIQFQSEPGNTEFIVFLPKS; this is encoded by the coding sequence ATGACTCCCTCCCTTTCCATATCTGATTCCATTTGGCATACTGCCTTCAGTTCTAGTCCTATTGGGATGGCGATCACTGATATGCAAACGGGTTTGTATGTTGATGTCAACGATGTATATTGTTCTTGGCTTGGTCGGACAAAGGAAGAGGTGATTGGCAAATCGACTCTTGATTTAGGGATTTATTCTAATTCTGATGACCGGGAGTTTATTTTAGCTGGTTTAAAGAAAGACGGACATGTTCTCAATTTAGAAGTTCCTCTGATCACAAAAACTGGATCTACTGTAACGATTCTTTTCAGCGGTCGTATTGTAGAGAACGGAAAGTATCTTTTATCAGCAGGGCAGAATGTAACTGCATTTAAAGAAAAAGAATACCTCGCTCGTGTTTTACAAAGTGAACTTGTTATCAGTAAGGAACTTTTTGAAAGTGTATTTCGTCTCAATCCTGCTGCCGTGAGTTTATCTAATGCAGAAACAGGTAGGTATGACGACATCAACGAAGCTTATTGCCGGTTAATTGGATACGAACGAGAGGAGATTATCGGAAAAACTTCTCATGAATTAAATATTTGGATCACCAAGTTGGACCGCGCTCGCCTTTTGGAGGAAGTCCAAAGAAAAGGTTGGAGTACGGGGATGGAAGCCAGTGTTCGTATGAAAACCGGTGAAATTCGCCATGTGGTTTCGGGAAATACCATTATCAATAATCATGGAAGACCTACCTTACTTGCGATCCTCATTGATATTACGGAATCAAAACAAAATAAAGAAGCATTAGAATTTGCAGTTAAAGAAAGAACAAAAGAATTAAATCGAATTTTAGAAGATCTACAAAAAACCCAGGATCAATTGATTCTCTCTGAAAAAATGGCCACCTTGGGGCAGTTAGTTGCTAGTGTGGCACATGAAATTAATAATCCACTTGCTGCTATTTCCGCTTTTAGTGAACAAATTTACAACCGTATGGGAAATTTTGGAAGCCGGTTGTTCCAAATTAAAGAATGTTTTTCAAAATATTCAGACAATGAAATCAATGAAGTTATTTCCTTTGTTATCGAATTATTTACAATCAAACCAAAAACCTATGCGTTTGCGGAATCCAGGAAGGCCAAAAAACACTTAGAAGGAGTTTTTGTTGGGCTTGGAATTGATTCTGCTTATGATTTGGCCGATCGTATTGTTGATTTGGGAGTTCCCGATTATTTTCTCGAAAATGAAAGTTTTTTAAGAAATTTTAAATCATCCCCCTTACTTGACTTAGTTCTCTCTGAGTTAAATACCTTAAGAAGTATTGAATCGATTCGATTGGCTGTAGAGAGGACCTCCAAAATTGTATATAGTTTACGGAGTTACGGACGTTATGACCGAAACCAAGCAAAAACAGAAATCAATTTAGTTGATACAATTGAAACGGTCCTGACTCTCTATCAGAATAAAATGAAATCGGGGGTAGAATGTGTTCGGTTGTATAATGCGAAACCATCTATTTCTGGTTATCCGGATGAACTCATTCAAATTTGGACTAATTTGATTTACAATGCTTTACAAGCGATGGCATTTAAAGGAACTCTCACCGTCCAAGTGGACGAATTAGAAACAGAAGTTACCGTACGGATTATAGACAACGGGCCTGGGATTCCTCCTTCTATCCAGAAACGGATTTTTGAACCGTTTTATACTACGAAGGAAAAAGGGGAAGGGACTGGACTTGGCCTTGGGATTGTGAAACAGTCAGTAGAAGAAAGGCACCATGGCCGGATCCAATTCCAATCGGAACCCGGCAATACTGAGTTTATCGTCTTCCTTCCTAAATCCTAG
- the rpsD gene encoding 30S ribosomal protein S4 has protein sequence MARYRGPVVKLMRREGLNLFLKNSHTLHKEKSSLEKRKYPPGLPPKKKGKITEYGAQLREKQKVKRAYGVLEKQFRRYFEEASHTPGIPGENLLQFLERRLDNVLYRMGFAVTRRQARNFVAHRHILVNGHRVDICSYRVNVGDKIEIREKFQKSAFIEENIKLAQAINRTASWVSVDYTKFSGEVLSLPTREHIDIPVKEQVIVELYSK, from the coding sequence ATGGCACGTTACCGAGGTCCAGTTGTTAAATTGATGAGAAGAGAGGGACTCAACCTCTTTCTCAAAAATAGTCATACTTTACATAAAGAAAAATCTTCCCTAGAAAAGAGAAAGTACCCACCAGGTCTTCCTCCTAAGAAAAAAGGAAAGATTACTGAATACGGAGCTCAGCTTCGTGAAAAACAAAAAGTGAAACGCGCTTACGGTGTTTTAGAAAAACAATTCCGTAGATACTTTGAAGAAGCTTCTCATACTCCAGGAATTCCTGGTGAGAATTTACTCCAATTCCTAGAAAGAAGATTGGATAACGTTCTCTATCGTATGGGTTTTGCTGTAACTCGAAGACAAGCTCGTAACTTTGTAGCACATAGACACATTCTTGTGAATGGCCACCGAGTGGACATTTGTTCTTATCGTGTGAATGTTGGTGATAAAATCGAAATCCGTGAGAAATTCCAAAAATCTGCGTTTATCGAAGAAAATATCAAACTAGCTCAAGCAATCAATCGCACTGCTTCTTGGGTGAGTGTGGATTATACCAAGTTCTCCGGAGAAGTGTTATCACTTCCAACAAGAGAGCATATTGATATCCCTGTGAAAGAACAGGTAATCGTAGAGTTGTACTCGAAGTAA
- the infA gene encoding translation initiation factor IF-1 has protein sequence MAKEEAITIDGTVLEPLPNAMFRVELENGHKVLAHISGKMRMHYIRILPGDKVTVELSPYDLTKGRITYRKK, from the coding sequence CTGGCTAAGGAAGAAGCAATAACTATTGACGGAACCGTTTTAGAACCGTTACCGAACGCTATGTTCCGTGTGGAACTAGAGAATGGTCACAAAGTTCTAGCACATATTTCGGGAAAAATGCGTATGCATTATATCCGTATTTTACCCGGCGATAAAGTTACTGTAGAACTTTCTCCTTATGACCTTACCAAGGGCCGTATCACTTACAGAAAGAAATAG
- a CDS encoding 1-acyl-sn-glycerol-3-phosphate acyltransferase — protein MTEKEATLGRWHKEFFENIHLFVKSGLTESEAKSILEEFLVLSQSTPKPKVMEIFQEPERLEEIGVYTDIRPEPRDFMLKFLDPIMKKFKVEGTENLKLLDGVIGKYPVTLISNHLSHLDAPAIFTLLYNSGPEGRKIAESLVFIAGRLAFEPDFTRLGLYMFGTLLVCSKKDMADNPSLSDVMTKINMRAFRNSQKLQADGKVISIFPEGTRSRDGRLMPFVDTVYHYVANKVILPISLEGTEKILPIEGLLFNQAVGKLVIGKPVLVGELTKKEMQTFPSHIEQISFPGTGDKKQFIIDNLALLVGSNLNKHKHGTYRNLYKGDIRETNQLISFPKKPDEHVVIIGSSNMSVAFACVMANKNVKVTIYSPDSEMVKQCNEEKRDILHYPIYKLPPNIEFSDKPEIMESATLFIQGTNPWEFDNIYSKIRTYLQKNKSPMVNVIKGFTGSKKGLILEDLNELLLIERDRLAVVSGACYPDQIMERKISGFEISAFEDSLIPKLQELLSNNYVFTRTAINSRDTKGVQLGGALKTIYALAMGLVEGYFKRELGGNVDNTLFHLSNRFFNEMVSIGVLLGGDPTTFNGLSGMTDFMLACFGSDTRDRKYGYDLANGTRPEKITNGFYGLKVLPNLIQLDEKRHPIVTAAYRTVIQNEDFDLVAEKLQMQLARI, from the coding sequence ATGACAGAAAAAGAAGCCACTTTGGGACGCTGGCATAAAGAATTTTTTGAGAACATTCACCTATTTGTAAAATCGGGTCTCACCGAATCCGAAGCAAAGTCTATTTTAGAAGAGTTTTTAGTTCTTTCACAAAGCACACCCAAACCGAAGGTCATGGAAATCTTCCAAGAACCAGAACGTTTGGAAGAAATCGGGGTCTATACTGACATTCGCCCAGAGCCTCGGGACTTTATGTTAAAGTTCCTCGATCCCATTATGAAAAAATTTAAGGTAGAGGGAACCGAGAACTTAAAACTACTAGATGGGGTCATCGGCAAATACCCTGTGACTTTAATTTCAAACCACCTTAGCCATTTAGATGCCCCTGCCATCTTTACCCTACTTTACAACTCTGGCCCTGAAGGAAGAAAGATTGCCGAATCCTTAGTTTTCATTGCAGGACGATTGGCATTTGAACCAGACTTTACTAGACTCGGTCTCTATATGTTTGGAACCCTTCTTGTTTGTTCTAAAAAGGATATGGCCGACAATCCTTCTCTTTCTGATGTAATGACCAAAATCAATATGAGGGCCTTCCGTAACTCACAGAAATTACAAGCGGATGGAAAAGTAATCTCCATTTTCCCTGAAGGAACCAGATCTCGTGATGGACGACTTATGCCTTTTGTGGACACAGTGTACCATTACGTTGCCAACAAAGTCATTTTGCCTATCTCACTGGAAGGTACCGAAAAAATTCTACCCATAGAAGGTTTACTCTTCAACCAAGCGGTTGGTAAACTTGTCATCGGCAAACCAGTACTTGTGGGAGAACTCACGAAGAAGGAAATGCAAACCTTTCCGTCTCATATTGAACAAATTTCATTTCCAGGAACAGGTGACAAAAAACAGTTCATCATCGATAATTTAGCACTTCTCGTTGGAAGTAATTTAAACAAACACAAACATGGAACTTACCGTAACCTTTACAAAGGAGATATAAGAGAAACAAACCAACTCATTTCTTTTCCTAAAAAACCAGATGAACATGTGGTTATCATTGGTTCATCCAATATGTCTGTAGCCTTTGCCTGTGTGATGGCAAATAAAAACGTAAAAGTAACCATTTACAGTCCCGATTCGGAAATGGTAAAACAATGTAATGAAGAAAAAAGAGATATTCTCCATTATCCCATTTACAAATTACCACCAAACATTGAATTCTCGGATAAGCCGGAAATTATGGAATCGGCAACTCTTTTCATCCAAGGGACAAATCCTTGGGAATTTGATAACATTTATTCAAAAATCAGAACTTATCTCCAAAAAAACAAGTCGCCCATGGTAAACGTAATCAAAGGATTTACCGGTTCCAAAAAAGGACTCATTCTAGAAGATCTAAATGAATTGTTACTCATTGAACGAGACCGTCTCGCCGTAGTCTCCGGTGCTTGTTACCCCGACCAAATTATGGAACGTAAAATTTCCGGATTCGAAATCTCTGCTTTTGAGGACTCTCTGATTCCCAAATTGCAAGAACTCCTCTCTAATAATTACGTATTCACAAGAACAGCGATTAATTCCAGAGATACCAAAGGTGTCCAACTTGGAGGAGCTTTAAAAACCATTTATGCTCTAGCAATGGGTCTTGTGGAAGGTTACTTTAAACGAGAGTTAGGTGGCAATGTTGATAATACTCTATTCCATTTGAGCAATCGTTTTTTCAATGAAATGGTATCGATAGGAGTTTTACTCGGTGGAGATCCAACAACATTTAATGGACTGTCAGGAATGACAGACTTTATGTTGGCTTGTTTTGGATCGGATACAAGAGATAGAAAGTATGGTTATGATCTGGCAAATGGGACAAGACCCGAAAAAATTACGAATGGATTTTATGGATTAAAGGTCTTACCTAACCTCATCCAACTAGACGAAAAACGTCATCCCATAGTCACAGCGGCCTATCGAACGGTAATCCAGAATGAAGACTTTGATTTAGTGGCTGAAAAACTGCAGATGCAACTTGCTAGGATTTAG
- the rpsK gene encoding 30S ribosomal protein S11 — translation MAEKDAKNKKDTKKVKKKEKKNVPRGKVYIQASFNNTIVSITDMAGNVLSWSSSGMMGFRGSKKSTPYAAQVAATNAAEKAIEAAGLSEVDVMVSGPGIGRESAIRSLTTKGIAIKLIKDVTPLPHNGCRPRKRRRV, via the coding sequence ATGGCTGAAAAAGACGCAAAGAATAAAAAAGATACCAAAAAGGTTAAGAAAAAAGAGAAGAAGAACGTTCCACGGGGTAAGGTTTATATCCAAGCTTCGTTTAACAATACAATCGTATCGATTACAGATATGGCTGGAAACGTTCTTTCTTGGTCTTCCTCTGGAATGATGGGATTTCGTGGATCCAAAAAATCCACTCCGTATGCAGCTCAAGTAGCGGCTACGAATGCAGCAGAAAAAGCTATCGAAGCCGCTGGTCTTTCTGAAGTAGATGTAATGGTTTCTGGTCCTGGAATTGGACGTGAATCAGCCATTCGTTCTTTAACTACGAAAGGCATTGCGATCAAGCTCATTAAAGACGTAACTCCGCTCCCTCACAATGGGTGCCGACCACGAAAAAGAAGAAGGGTGTAG
- a CDS encoding adenylate kinase: protein MKRLIFMGPPGAGKGTQADIIKEKYQIPQISTGDILRAAVKNGTPMGIEAKKYMDAGDLVPDAVVIGIIRDRLVEADCANGFILDGFPRTVEQAKALSEILKELRMELDSVVNLDVPDEELVKRLLGRAIKEGRSDDNEETIKNRLHTYNTKTLPLIDFYKGSGILRQINGLGSMEEITNTILKSIQ, encoded by the coding sequence ATGAAGAGACTCATTTTTATGGGGCCCCCAGGTGCTGGAAAAGGGACCCAAGCTGACATCATCAAAGAGAAATACCAAATTCCACAGATCTCTACCGGAGACATCCTCCGTGCTGCCGTAAAAAACGGAACCCCCATGGGAATTGAAGCAAAAAAATATATGGACGCTGGAGACCTTGTTCCAGATGCTGTCGTTATAGGCATAATTCGCGACCGATTGGTCGAAGCTGATTGTGCAAATGGATTCATACTGGATGGATTTCCTAGGACGGTGGAGCAAGCAAAGGCTCTCTCGGAAATCCTCAAAGAGCTCCGCATGGAACTCGACTCCGTTGTCAACCTAGACGTTCCTGACGAAGAACTCGTCAAACGGTTGCTAGGTAGAGCGATCAAAGAAGGACGCTCGGATGACAACGAAGAGACCATCAAAAACCGTCTGCATACTTACAACACCAAGACGTTGCCCCTGATAGACTTTTATAAAGGCTCTGGGATCCTTCGGCAAATCAATGGTTTGGGAAGTATGGAAGAAATCACTAACACTATTTTAAAATCGATCCAGTAG
- a CDS encoding DNA-directed RNA polymerase subunit alpha: MSPKNLLKGFKRPKKIEFTTDVNTPNYGKFVAEPFERGIGTTIGNSLRRTLMSSIEGAAISAIRIEGVSHEFSYIEGVAEDVTRIILNLKQVRIKYEPEDKEASKVIHLELKGAGYFRAADLAVDSSIEIMNPDLHIATLNEDANLIMDLEIQRGRGYVPAEDKKKDIEVLGTIPIDSIFSPIQKVLFEVSETRVAQRSDYEKLTMEVWTDGSVSPEDAVAQAAKILKDHLTVFINFEEEIEEEEEELDEADEKLKAALSKHVEELELSVRSTNVLRSLEIDFIGELVKRSEDEMTKSKHFSEQSLQELKAKLSSMGLSFGMRDF, translated from the coding sequence TTGTCTCCAAAGAATTTATTAAAAGGTTTTAAAAGACCCAAAAAAATCGAATTCACAACCGATGTGAATACACCAAACTACGGTAAGTTTGTTGCAGAACCTTTCGAAAGAGGAATTGGTACTACGATCGGTAACTCCCTTCGTCGTACGCTCATGTCTTCTATTGAAGGCGCGGCAATTTCCGCAATTCGGATTGAAGGAGTCTCTCACGAGTTCTCTTATATTGAAGGTGTAGCAGAAGACGTAACTCGTATCATTCTTAACTTAAAACAAGTTCGAATTAAATACGAGCCTGAAGACAAAGAAGCAAGCAAAGTAATCCACCTAGAATTAAAAGGTGCCGGTTATTTTCGTGCAGCTGATTTAGCTGTTGATTCTTCTATTGAAATCATGAACCCAGACCTTCATATTGCAACCCTCAACGAGGATGCAAATTTGATTATGGATTTGGAAATTCAAAGGGGACGTGGTTATGTTCCTGCTGAAGACAAAAAGAAAGATATCGAAGTTTTGGGAACTATCCCAATCGATTCTATTTTTTCACCAATTCAAAAAGTATTGTTTGAAGTATCGGAAACTCGTGTTGCACAACGTTCTGATTATGAAAAACTTACTATGGAAGTTTGGACTGACGGTTCTGTTTCTCCAGAAGATGCAGTAGCACAAGCAGCAAAAATTCTAAAAGATCACCTGACTGTTTTCATTAACTTTGAAGAAGAAATTGAAGAAGAAGAAGAAGAGTTGGATGAAGCTGACGAAAAATTAAAAGCAGCTTTATCTAAACACGTAGAAGAATTAGAACTATCTGTTCGTTCTACAAACGTTCTTCGCAGTTTGGAAATTGACTTCATTGGTGAACTCGTTAAGAGATCAGAAGACGAAATGACTAAATCAAAACATTTCAGCGAACAAAGTTTACAAGAGTTGAAAGCAAAACTTTCCTCTATGGGACTTTCGTTCGGTATGAGAGATTTTTAA
- the rplO gene encoding 50S ribosomal protein L15, translating into MAQDRIEQGRGFGAKRPKKSTSLGNKNLVPVPEGAKTSPKRVGQGPGSGMGKTSTRGSKGQRARAASMRRGFEGGQLPLHRRLPKRGFTNIFSVEFQPVNLISLTKAGLSGEVTPAILKAKSLIKSVEGPIKLLGTGEVTAAITITVDAFSASAKEKIEKAGGKVIIREKKKEEKKN; encoded by the coding sequence ATGGCACAAGATAGAATTGAACAAGGTCGTGGATTTGGGGCAAAACGTCCCAAAAAATCCACATCCCTCGGCAACAAAAACTTGGTTCCAGTTCCGGAAGGGGCAAAAACTTCTCCGAAACGGGTGGGTCAAGGTCCAGGATCGGGAATGGGAAAAACTTCCACTCGTGGTTCCAAAGGACAAAGAGCACGGGCCGCTTCGATGAGACGTGGATTCGAAGGTGGACAGTTGCCTCTCCACAGACGTTTGCCAAAACGTGGATTTACAAATATTTTCTCTGTTGAGTTCCAACCAGTAAACTTGATCTCTTTGACAAAAGCAGGTCTTTCTGGGGAAGTAACTCCTGCCATTCTCAAAGCCAAGTCATTGATTAAGTCAGTAGAAGGACCAATCAAATTACTCGGAACTGGAGAAGTGACTGCTGCCATCACCATTACGGTAGATGCTTTTTCTGCCTCTGCAAAAGAGAAAATTGAAAAAGCGGGTGGAAAAGTCATCATTAGAGAAAAGAAAAAAGAAGAGAAAAAAAACTAG
- the rpmJ gene encoding 50S ribosomal protein L36 has product MKVRASVKKICPECKVIRRKGVIRVICTNPKHKQRQR; this is encoded by the coding sequence ATGAAAGTTAGAGCATCAGTAAAAAAAATCTGTCCAGAGTGCAAAGTCATTCGCAGAAAAGGTGTAATCCGAGTGATTTGCACGAACCCAAAACACAAACAAAGGCAAAGATAG
- the secY gene encoding preprotein translocase subunit SecY — protein sequence MFQTIANIFRIPELRSKILFTIGMLLLFRMGTHVTIPGINSLIVTGITADPSEGFLGMVDLFAGGALLKFSIFALGIMPYISSSIIMQLVMVLIPSLQKMQKEGEEGRKKIQQYTKYGTLILCAIQSLAVIQLANSWSTGSGTAQAKYPGLINPSVEGYFLPIAMLSITTGTVLLIWLGEQITERGIGNGISLIIFAGIIGRMPEALIAMFTSDTSDALSILILIIIFIVLISLTVILTQGVRRVPLNYGKQMVGRKMVQARSQSIPFKVNSANVMPIIFASSLILFPQTIVQWLSSKGGQWAGWAVIMDYFNPFSQIWYHALFYYVIYTSLIIFFAYFYTAIQFNPQELADNLKKYGGFIPGVRPGSQTKDMIEKILNRITLPGALFLAGLALAPYLIIKFLNLGSNTGGGTLVYTFGGTSLLIMVGVALETLKQIEAQLLMRNYEGFMKKTKIKGRV from the coding sequence ATGTTTCAAACCATCGCTAACATCTTTCGAATCCCGGAATTAAGATCTAAAATCCTATTTACGATAGGTATGTTGTTACTTTTCAGAATGGGAACTCATGTAACCATTCCGGGTATCAATAGTTTGATTGTAACGGGCATTACTGCCGATCCGAGTGAAGGTTTCCTTGGAATGGTAGATTTGTTTGCTGGTGGTGCTCTTTTAAAATTTTCTATTTTTGCACTAGGGATTATGCCTTATATCTCTTCTTCCATCATCATGCAGTTAGTAATGGTTCTCATTCCTAGTTTGCAAAAGATGCAAAAAGAAGGGGAAGAGGGTAGAAAGAAGATCCAACAGTACACTAAGTACGGAACTCTTATCCTTTGTGCGATCCAATCACTTGCTGTGATCCAACTTGCAAATTCTTGGTCTACTGGATCGGGAACAGCGCAGGCGAAATACCCGGGACTCATCAACCCATCTGTGGAAGGTTACTTCCTACCGATTGCGATGCTCTCCATCACTACGGGAACAGTGCTCCTCATTTGGCTTGGGGAACAGATCACAGAACGCGGAATCGGTAACGGTATCTCTCTCATTATTTTTGCCGGGATCATTGGTCGTATGCCAGAAGCACTCATTGCTATGTTTACTTCTGATACTTCTGACGCTCTTAGTATCCTTATCCTTATCATCATCTTTATTGTTTTGATTTCCCTTACGGTGATTTTAACCCAAGGGGTTCGACGTGTTCCGTTAAATTACGGAAAACAAATGGTGGGAAGAAAGATGGTTCAGGCTCGTAGCCAATCCATTCCTTTCAAAGTGAATAGTGCAAACGTAATGCCAATTATCTTTGCATCTTCACTCATTCTTTTCCCGCAAACAATTGTTCAGTGGTTATCCTCTAAGGGTGGTCAGTGGGCAGGTTGGGCAGTGATTATGGACTATTTCAATCCATTTTCACAAATTTGGTACCATGCCCTTTTTTACTATGTGATTTATACATCTCTAATCATTTTCTTTGCTTATTTTTATACGGCAATCCAGTTCAACCCACAAGAGTTAGCTGATAACCTAAAAAAATACGGTGGGTTTATTCCGGGAGTTCGTCCAGGAAGCCAAACAAAAGATATGATCGAGAAAATCTTGAATCGAATCACCCTACCGGGTGCTCTTTTCCTTGCTGGTCTTGCTCTTGCTCCGTATCTCATCATTAAGTTTTTAAACCTCGGTTCTAACACCGGTGGTGGAACTTTAGTGTATACGTTCGGAGGAACTTCACTTCTCATTATGGTGGGTGTGGCGCTAGAAACGTTGAAACAAATCGAAGCCCAACTCCTGATGAGAAATTACGAAGGATTCATGAAGAAGACTAAAATCAAGGGAAGAGTGTAA
- the rpmD gene encoding 50S ribosomal protein L30, protein MEEVIVTQEKSSIGIIPVHKKTLIALGLKKKGQSKKHKMTPQLKGMLRQVGYLLKVEKV, encoded by the coding sequence ATGGAAGAAGTGATCGTAACGCAAGAAAAAAGTTCTATTGGTATCATTCCGGTACACAAAAAAACCCTAATTGCACTCGGCCTTAAAAAGAAAGGTCAATCCAAAAAACACAAAATGACTCCCCAATTGAAAGGGATGTTACGACAAGTAGGTTACTTGTTGAAAGTGGAAAAGGTATAA
- the rpsM gene encoding 30S ribosomal protein S13 yields MARIAGVDLPSNKRILIGLTYVFGIGKTSSQNILKKAGIDESIRVKDLSDEQEAAIRRVIEESYQVEGDLRSEVNLNIKRLMDVGCYRGFRHRRGLPVNGQRTRTNARTRKGVKKTVANKKKATK; encoded by the coding sequence ATGGCACGTATCGCGGGTGTTGATTTACCATCAAACAAAAGAATATTGATCGGTCTTACATACGTATTTGGTATTGGTAAGACGTCCTCTCAAAATATCCTGAAAAAAGCAGGAATTGACGAATCTATCCGGGTGAAGGACCTTTCGGACGAACAAGAAGCCGCGATCCGACGAGTCATTGAAGAATCATACCAGGTAGAAGGGGATCTTCGTTCCGAAGTCAACCTTAACATCAAACGATTGATGGACGTAGGCTGTTACAGAGGTTTTCGCCACAGACGCGGGCTTCCTGTTAACGGACAAAGAACAAGAACCAATGCAAGAACTCGCAAGGGTGTCAAGAAAACTGTAGCCAACAAGAAAAAGGCTACGAAGTAG